AAGCGCTCCTTCGGGGAGGCTGCGGCGGTTGTGCTCCCGGAGCACGGTGAAATGAAGGAGGACGTCGCCTTCAACCTCGTCGCAAACGACGAAGCCGAAGCCACGGGTAGCGTCGAACCATTTGACTCGCCCACGCAGGCGCGTCGCGCCTTCGGGCGAAGCGACCTCGGCCGCCTCGTCAACGCTGGACTCACCCCTTAACGCACCATCCCGTTGCACGAAGCAACTATAGCACGACCAAGCGAACCTTAGCAAAGCCGTTACGGCGGCTTACCGAGTAAAACGGGAATTAATCGTCGAAAACGACGTCCTCGCCCGGCTCGGCGGCGACGATCCGCTTGGCCAAGGTGAAGTCGTGACCGGCGCGGACCAGTGCCGCGAGCGCCTTTTCGCGGCCGGCGGGATCGGGCCGAAGGAGGGCGAACGGACCGATCCGCTTGCGCCGGGCGAAGCGCAGCGCGCTCTCCCCGGCCTGGCCGGCGGCAAGATCGAGGCCACCCGCCGCATCCTCCTCCCCCACCCCCGCCTGGTGGAGCGCCTGGCGAACGCGGCGTCCGCCGAGCCCGCGCGCGGTCAGCGATCCGGCCTTGGCCAGCGCGAACACCCGGTCGTCGACATAGCCGAGTTCGCCGATCCGCTCGACCAGCGCGGCGGTGTCGGGCGGTTGTGCGCCAGCCCAGCCGCGCTCGCGCAACTTGCGCTCGAGATAGGTCCGCAACTTGGCGCGGGTGGTCGCGAAGCGGCCGACATAATGGAGCGCCAGCTCGCGCAGCCGCTCCTCGTCGAGGGGTTTTGGCGCTCGCCGTTCCCGCCTTGCGCGCTGCTGCCCGGCCTCATCCACGCCATGTTTGTGCCACAGTGTCCGGGTTGAAGCTAACGAATGCCTCAGCCCGGGTTAAGGCGCGACCCGGCAGCCACGGATGTAAGTTTCAAGCCATGCAGGACACCGGCGTGCTCGACCGCAATTCCGCTTCGACCCTTCTCGCTCCTCCGGGCGCGACCCCGACCATCGACGCGCTGCCGAGGCGGATCGCGGACTTCGCCACGCTCGGCGAGGCGCTCGACTATGCCGCGCAGGGTGCGCGCGGGCTCAATTTCCACGACGCCCGCGGCAATCTCGCCCGCGCTTATCCTTATTCCGAGCTGCGCGTGGACGCGCTGGCGCACGCCCGCCGCTTCCTCACGCTCGGCCTCGTCAAGGGCGATCGGGTCGCGCTGGTCGCCGAGACCGGCGCCGACTTCGCCGCCTGCTTCTTCGGCGCGATCTACGCCGGGCTGTGGCCCGTTCCCCTCCCGCTCCCGACCAGCTTCGGCGGGCGCGAGGCCTATGTCGAGCAACTGCGGGTGATGCTGACCAGCAGCGATCCCAAGCTCTTCCTCTACCCCGCCGAATTGGCCGACTTCGCCCACGAGGCCGCGACCTTGCGCGAAATCGAAGGCCTTGCCTGGGAAAGCCTGACCAACGTCGTTCCCGACGACGATGCCGAACTGCCCGCCGCTGACCCGCAGGAAATCGCCTACCTCCAATATTCGAGCGGCTCGACCCGCTTCCCGCACGGGGTCGCGGTCACCCACCATGCGCTACTCGACAATCTCCACGCGCACGGGGTCGGGCTTGAGGTCGCCCAAGCCGATCGCTGCATCAGCTGGCTGCCCTGGTATCACGATATGGGGCTGGTCGGCTGCCTGCTCTCGCCGCTGTCACAGCAGATCTCGGTCGATTACATGAAGACCGAGGACTTCGCCCGGCGCCCGCTTGCCTGGCTCGACCTCATCAGCCGCAATCCGGGCAATTCGATCAGCTACTCGCCGACTTTCGGCTACGATATCTGTTCGCGCCGCATCTCCTCGCAGACCCGCGCCAGCGACCGCTTCGACCTGTCGCGCTGGCGGGTCGCTGGCAACGGCGCCGACATGATCCGTCCCGACGTCATGCAGGCGTTCGTCGACGCCTTCGCCGATGCCGGCTTCAAGGCGCAGGCTTTCTGCCCGAGCTACGGTCTCGCCGAGGCGACGCTCGCGGTGAGCCTGATGCCGCCGGGCGAGGGCATCCGTGTCGAACTGGTCGAAGAGAGCGAACTGGCCGGTGCCGGCACGCCCGCGCAGGAGCGGCCGCGCCGCTACCGCGCGATCGTCAATTGCGGCAAGCCGGTGAAGGGCATGACCATCGAGGTCCGCGACGCCGACGGCGCGTTGCTCGGTGACCGCCAGATCGGCAAGGTCTGGGTCAAGGGCGCGAGCCTGATGGTCGGCTATTACCGCGACCCGGAATCGACCGAGGCGTGCATGAAGGACGGTTGGCTCGACACCGGCGACATGGGTTACCTGTCGGGCGGCTACATCTTCATCGTCGGCCGCGCCAAGGACATGATCATCATCAACGGCCGCAACCACTGGCCGCAGGATATCGAGTGGGCCGTCGAGCAGCTGCCCGGCTTCAAGTCGGGTGACATCGCCGCCTTCGCGATCACCGGCCCGTCGGGCGAGGAGCAGCCGGCGGTGCTGGTCCACTGCCGGGTCTCGGATCCGCAGGAACGCGGCCGCCTGCGCGACGACATCCGCGAGCGCGTGCGCGCGATCACCGGGATCAACCCGGTGGTCGAGCTGGTCCCCCCGCGCAGCCTGCCGCGCACCAGTTCGGGCAAGCTGTCGCGGACCAAGGCGCGCAACCTCTATCTGTCGGGCGAGATCGTCCCCTTCGACATCGCGGCCTGATGGCGGTGGGCGGCGACGCCCTCGCGGCGCTGCTCGACCGGCCGATCTACGCGGCGCTGACCAGCCGCCAGGCCGGGTTCGCATTGGGGGCACCGCCCGCGCTGCGCTTCCGGCCCGAGGTCGAACCGTTCATCGCCGCTGCCGACGACAGCCCGGCCGCGCTTGCCGCGCTGGCTGCTCTGTGCGCGCCCGGCGAGCAGTTGGTGCTGCTTCAGGCAGCCGCGAGCAAGCTACCGCCCGATCTGATCGAGCTGTCCTGCCGTCCCGCCGTG
The Sphingomonas ginsengisoli An et al. 2013 genome window above contains:
- a CDS encoding fatty acyl-AMP ligase, which encodes MQDTGVLDRNSASTLLAPPGATPTIDALPRRIADFATLGEALDYAAQGARGLNFHDARGNLARAYPYSELRVDALAHARRFLTLGLVKGDRVALVAETGADFAACFFGAIYAGLWPVPLPLPTSFGGREAYVEQLRVMLTSSDPKLFLYPAELADFAHEAATLREIEGLAWESLTNVVPDDDAELPAADPQEIAYLQYSSGSTRFPHGVAVTHHALLDNLHAHGVGLEVAQADRCISWLPWYHDMGLVGCLLSPLSQQISVDYMKTEDFARRPLAWLDLISRNPGNSISYSPTFGYDICSRRISSQTRASDRFDLSRWRVAGNGADMIRPDVMQAFVDAFADAGFKAQAFCPSYGLAEATLAVSLMPPGEGIRVELVEESELAGAGTPAQERPRRYRAIVNCGKPVKGMTIEVRDADGALLGDRQIGKVWVKGASLMVGYYRDPESTEACMKDGWLDTGDMGYLSGGYIFIVGRAKDMIIINGRNHWPQDIEWAVEQLPGFKSGDIAAFAITGPSGEEQPAVLVHCRVSDPQERGRLRDDIRERVRAITGINPVVELVPPRSLPRTSSGKLSRTKARNLYLSGEIVPFDIAA
- a CDS encoding regulatory protein RecX, translated to MDEAGQQRARRERRAPKPLDEERLRELALHYVGRFATTRAKLRTYLERKLRERGWAGAQPPDTAALVERIGELGYVDDRVFALAKAGSLTARGLGGRRVRQALHQAGVGEEDAAGGLDLAAGQAGESALRFARRKRIGPFALLRPDPAGREKALAALVRAGHDFTLAKRIVAAEPGEDVVFDD